One Gemmatimonadaceae bacterium genomic window carries:
- the secA gene encoding preprotein translocase subunit SecA, producing the protein MLNKVIGRIFGTRHERERRRVQPIINDIVAFEERLSGLSDAEIQGQTIKFRALLAERTGPIEARIDELKAAKRTAADATDRERIDTELQGVDGRGGAEAELRTAIAEFLDEILPEAFATVREACRRLKGTNVVVTGHDLTWDMVPYEVQLIGGIQLHLGRIAEMATGEGKTLVATLPLYLNALPGRGAHLVTVNSYLARRDSQWMGHLYRWLGLTVGCLDDTEPGSWERREVYGSDITYGTNNEFGFDYLRDNMVTTLDQRVQRQHIFAMIDEVDSILVDEARTPLIISGPVGNESDGQYAEFNGSVVRLVRRQSDLVNTLAADGERALEAGDTATASLKLYKAQLGGPKNKRLMKLLQEQGVKQLVQRMELDHLADRKLPASKQQFRDLEDDLLYVLDEKGHTVHLTEQGLDWLSPDDRDAFVLPDIATTIGQLDKNHELSAPERLERRNAVEREYATKSERLNIIHQLLRAHALYDKDVNYVVQEGQVLIVDEFTGRTMPGRRWSEGLHQAVEAKEGVQVKGETQTLATITIQNYFRMYEKLAGMTGTAETEENEFHQIYGLAVSVIPTNRPIARDDRQDLVYKTRREKYNAIVEETKRLHELGYPVLVGTASVDASETLSRLFTRAGLKHAVLNAKYHQREAEIVADAGQAGAITIATNMAGRGTDIKLGAGVTDSRPSTMMDPDGKQIDFDELGGLHIVGSERHESRRIDRQLRGRAGRQGDPGASQFFLSLEDDLMRLFGSERIAKLMDRMGAQDGEVLTHPLITRSIEQAQKRVELQNFQSRKRLLEYDDVMNQQREVIYSLRAFALEGGEELKAESLKMIDRGAQRRVEQALATFDRPEEWDFDYVQQDLLMHYMLQVPEFTADVRPATMEAAQTAVSAAGRAAFDHKLTALDAVTDESGQGFSGRLLALVMLNVLDEKWKDHLYDLDQLRASIHYRSWGQKDPLVEYKQDAYVMFVDLMHDLANTFTERFLKAQLVFDQAPQESFQPSITPEERLHDGRPTKRFNAMGILEDVPEEQGESADSAAPGRDGVAGTPRQVALGTPAIVGAGALRSLEAGGGALPGRVGEHPSEQCLPVRVREEVQEVPRSQLVGRSRTCSCVFGKVMHLWYRCTD; encoded by the coding sequence ATGCTCAACAAGGTCATTGGCCGCATATTCGGAACACGCCACGAGCGCGAGCGCCGTCGCGTGCAGCCCATCATCAACGACATCGTCGCCTTCGAGGAGCGGCTGAGCGGGCTCTCCGACGCGGAGATTCAGGGTCAGACGATCAAGTTCCGCGCGCTGTTGGCCGAACGCACGGGTCCGATTGAAGCCCGCATCGACGAATTGAAGGCGGCCAAGCGCACGGCGGCCGATGCGACCGATCGGGAGCGGATCGACACCGAACTGCAAGGCGTGGATGGGCGTGGCGGTGCGGAAGCCGAACTGCGCACGGCCATCGCCGAATTCCTGGATGAGATCCTGCCTGAGGCCTTTGCCACGGTTCGCGAAGCCTGTCGTCGCCTCAAAGGCACCAACGTGGTCGTCACCGGCCATGATCTTACGTGGGATATGGTGCCCTACGAGGTGCAGCTCATCGGTGGCATTCAGTTGCACCTGGGCCGCATTGCGGAAATGGCCACGGGTGAAGGCAAGACGCTGGTCGCCACGCTGCCGCTCTACTTGAACGCATTGCCGGGGCGCGGCGCGCACCTGGTCACCGTCAACAGCTATCTCGCGCGACGCGACTCCCAGTGGATGGGGCACCTCTATCGGTGGCTCGGCCTCACGGTGGGGTGTCTGGACGACACTGAACCCGGGTCGTGGGAACGTCGCGAGGTGTACGGGTCCGACATCACGTACGGCACGAACAACGAGTTCGGCTTCGACTACCTGCGCGACAACATGGTCACCACGCTCGACCAGCGCGTGCAGCGACAGCACATCTTCGCCATGATCGACGAAGTCGACTCCATCCTCGTCGATGAAGCACGCACGCCGTTGATCATCTCCGGTCCGGTGGGCAACGAGAGTGACGGGCAGTATGCGGAGTTCAACGGGTCGGTGGTGCGCCTCGTGCGCCGGCAATCGGACCTCGTGAATACGCTGGCCGCCGACGGCGAGCGCGCGCTGGAAGCGGGCGACACCGCCACCGCATCGCTCAAGCTGTACAAGGCGCAACTGGGCGGGCCCAAGAACAAGCGCCTCATGAAGCTGTTGCAGGAACAGGGCGTGAAGCAGCTCGTGCAGCGCATGGAGCTTGATCATCTCGCCGATCGCAAGTTGCCGGCCAGCAAGCAGCAGTTCCGCGATCTCGAGGACGACTTGCTGTATGTGCTCGATGAGAAGGGGCACACGGTGCACCTGACCGAGCAGGGACTCGACTGGCTGTCGCCGGATGACCGTGATGCGTTCGTGCTGCCGGACATTGCCACCACGATCGGCCAGCTGGACAAGAATCACGAACTCAGCGCGCCCGAACGCCTCGAACGCCGCAACGCCGTGGAGCGCGAGTACGCGACCAAGAGCGAGCGACTGAACATCATTCATCAGCTGTTGCGCGCGCACGCGCTGTACGACAAGGACGTCAACTACGTGGTGCAGGAAGGTCAGGTGCTCATCGTGGACGAATTCACGGGGCGCACCATGCCGGGCCGTCGATGGAGCGAAGGCCTGCATCAGGCGGTCGAGGCGAAAGAAGGCGTGCAGGTGAAGGGCGAAACGCAAACGCTCGCCACCATCACCATCCAGAACTACTTCCGTATGTACGAGAAGCTGGCCGGCATGACCGGTACGGCGGAGACGGAAGAGAACGAATTCCACCAGATCTATGGTCTGGCGGTCTCGGTGATTCCCACGAATCGCCCGATTGCCCGCGATGACCGACAGGACCTGGTGTACAAGACGCGCCGCGAGAAGTACAACGCCATCGTCGAAGAGACGAAGCGGCTGCACGAATTGGGCTATCCGGTGCTCGTGGGTACCGCCAGTGTCGACGCATCCGAGACCCTCTCACGCTTGTTCACGCGGGCCGGTCTCAAGCACGCGGTGCTGAACGCCAAGTATCACCAGCGCGAGGCGGAAATCGTGGCCGACGCCGGTCAGGCCGGCGCCATCACGATTGCCACGAACATGGCCGGCCGCGGCACCGACATCAAACTCGGCGCCGGCGTGACCGACTCGCGTCCGTCCACCATGATGGACCCCGATGGCAAGCAGATAGACTTCGATGAACTGGGCGGATTGCACATTGTCGGGTCCGAGCGTCATGAGTCGCGTCGTATCGATCGCCAGTTGCGCGGACGCGCGGGCCGTCAGGGCGATCCTGGGGCGTCGCAGTTCTTCCTGTCGCTCGAAGACGATCTGATGCGGCTGTTTGGATCGGAGCGCATTGCCAAGCTGATGGATCGCATGGGCGCGCAGGACGGAGAGGTGCTCACGCATCCGCTCATCACCCGGTCCATCGAGCAGGCGCAGAAGCGCGTGGAACTGCAGAATTTCCAGTCGCGCAAGCGCTTGCTGGAATACGATGACGTGATGAATCAGCAGCGCGAAGTCATCTACTCGCTGCGCGCGTTCGCGCTCGAGGGCGGCGAGGAACTGAAGGCCGAGTCGCTCAAGATGATCGACCGCGGTGCCCAACGGCGCGTCGAGCAGGCGCTGGCCACGTTCGATCGTCCCGAGGAATGGGATTTCGACTACGTGCAGCAGGACCTGCTCATGCACTACATGCTGCAGGTGCCCGAGTTCACGGCGGACGTGCGGCCCGCCACGATGGAAGCGGCCCAGACGGCGGTGTCCGCCGCCGGGCGCGCGGCGTTCGACCACAAACTCACTGCCCTCGACGCCGTCACGGACGAGTCGGGACAGGGCTTCTCCGGGCGCCTGCTGGCGCTGGTGATGCTCAATGTGCTGGATGAGAAGTGGAAGGACCACCTGTACGATCTCGACCAGTTGCGGGCGTCCATTCACTACCGCTCGTGGGGACAGAAGGACCCGCTGGTGGAGTACAAGCAGGATGCGTACGTGATGTTTGTCGATCTCATGCACGATCTGGCCAACACGTTCACCGAGCGGTTCCTCAAGGCGCAACTGGTGTTCGATCAAGCGCCGCAGGAGTCGTTCCAGCCGTCGATAACCCCGGAGGAGCGACTGCATGACGGTCGCCCGACCAAGCGGTTCAACGCGATGGGAATCCTGGAAGACGTGCCGGAAGAGCAGGGGGAGTCCGCTGACTCAGCCGCTCCCGGGCGCGATGGCGTGGCGGGAACGCCGCGACAAGTGGCTCTGGGAACTCCAGCCATTGTTGGCGCGGGGGCATTGCGGTCGCTGGAAGCGGGCGGCGGCGCCCTTCCTGGCCGGGTGGGAGAACACCCCTCGGAACAATGCCTGCCCGTGCGGGTCAGGGAAGAAGTTCAAGAAGTGCCACGGAGCCAACTTGTAGGCCGCTCCCGAACTTGCTCTTGCGTTTTTGGAAAGGTCATGCATCTTTGGTACAGATGTACCGATTGA
- the nadD gene encoding nicotinate (nicotinamide) nucleotide adenylyltransferase, whose translation MRLGIFGGSFDPPHVGHLLVAQDAVSALSLDRLLIVPAAQQPLKQGRHTPAEHRLEMVRRCFEHLPEMVVDPIEIERGGLSFMVDTVETLQRRWPLAELYLLVGADVVATLPQWREPARLRAMARLVILRRNDVAEVTDDRSDRRDAPGFPVQHLATRRVDVSSTEIRARVREGRSIRGFVTDAVADYIASAGLYLRDPVAEDVSARA comes from the coding sequence ATGCGTCTGGGCATTTTCGGCGGAAGCTTCGATCCGCCACACGTGGGACATCTCCTCGTGGCCCAGGACGCTGTTTCGGCGCTGTCGCTCGACCGGCTGCTGATCGTGCCGGCGGCGCAGCAACCGCTCAAGCAGGGACGGCACACGCCAGCCGAACACCGGCTGGAGATGGTGCGGCGCTGCTTTGAGCATCTGCCGGAGATGGTGGTCGACCCCATCGAAATCGAGAGGGGCGGGTTATCTTTCATGGTTGACACGGTGGAGACCCTTCAGCGGCGCTGGCCGCTGGCGGAGCTCTATCTGCTGGTTGGAGCGGATGTGGTTGCCACGTTGCCGCAATGGCGGGAGCCGGCGCGACTGCGTGCGATGGCCCGTTTGGTCATTCTGCGACGGAACGATGTGGCAGAGGTGACCGATGACCGCTCCGATCGGCGCGACGCGCCGGGATTCCCGGTACAGCATCTGGCAACGCGCCGGGTGGATGTGTCGTCAACCGAGATCAGGGCACGCGTGCGGGAAGGTCGCTCCATCCGGGGCTTCGTGACCGACGCCGTTGCCGACTACATCGCGTCCGCCGGATTGTATCTCCGGGACCCGGTGGCAGAGGACGTCTCCGCGCGCGCCTGA
- a CDS encoding tetratricopeptide repeat protein gives MILLSMAATLAACSGGFKPQNFANPEALFRASLLEYQAKHWENAQIGFERLTNDLSARDPLLAPAFFYLAMSHEQRGELLLAAQAFQRVTDGFPDDTLAPGRCWGWSQLPEALASPVVGSGERAEGSLAPAGPAVVVSGRQGNGRCAGAYSSARRMVRGEGLSDRCALPARPAVH, from the coding sequence TTGATCCTCCTCAGCATGGCGGCCACGCTGGCGGCCTGTTCCGGCGGGTTCAAGCCGCAGAATTTCGCCAACCCGGAAGCCCTGTTCAGGGCGTCGCTGTTGGAGTATCAGGCCAAGCATTGGGAGAACGCCCAGATTGGTTTTGAACGGCTGACCAACGACCTGTCAGCTCGCGACCCGCTCCTCGCGCCGGCCTTCTTCTACCTCGCGATGTCGCACGAACAGCGCGGGGAGTTGTTGCTGGCCGCGCAGGCGTTCCAGCGGGTGACCGACGGATTCCCCGATGACACGCTGGCCCCCGGTCGATGCTGGGGTTGGTCGCAGTTACCAGAAGCTCTGGCGTCGCCCGTCGTTGGATCCGGAGAACGGGCAGAAGGCAGTCTCGCTCCTGCGGGCCCTGCTGTCGTCGTATCCGGACGCCAAGGAAACGGCCGATGCGCGGGCGCGTATTCTTCAGCTCGACGAATGGTTCGCGGAGAAGGACTATCTGACCGGTGTGCACTACCAGCGCGTCCGGCGGTCCATTGA
- a CDS encoding nucleotide sugar dehydrogenase codes for MTMKAQLLARIHDRSAVIGVVGLGYVGLPLAMEFARAGFRVIGYDVSQRVVDLLMAGQSHIQDVPGSDVQSAVSAGLFVATNVEARLKECDAISIAVPTPLSKTRDPDMAFVLSAADAIARQAHPGMCVVLESTTYPGTTRELLQPRLEAMGLVVGQDVFVAFSPERVDPGNAVYHTKNTPKVVGGITPACVEVASALYASCIDTIVPVTSPEAAELVKLLENTFRAVNIGLVNEIAIVCDKLGWTSGEVINAAATKPFGFMKFTPGPGIGGHCIPLDPHYLAWKMRTLNYKTRFIDLASEINSHMPEWVVQKVADALNDVRKAARGSRVLVLGVAYKPDIDDVRESPALDVIRLLESRGAHVEFHDPFVHEFREEGHMRKSVELSDEMLRWADAVVIVTDHKAVDYQRVVDHATLVVDTRNVTARTHGGRARVVGLASTARATGASA; via the coding sequence ATGACCATGAAAGCGCAACTCCTCGCAAGAATCCACGATCGCAGCGCGGTCATCGGCGTGGTCGGACTCGGCTACGTGGGGCTGCCGTTGGCGATGGAGTTCGCGCGGGCGGGCTTCCGCGTCATCGGCTACGACGTCAGCCAGCGCGTGGTCGACCTGCTGATGGCCGGGCAGTCGCACATCCAGGACGTGCCCGGCAGCGACGTGCAGTCGGCGGTGAGCGCGGGGCTGTTCGTGGCCACGAACGTCGAGGCCCGGCTCAAGGAGTGCGACGCGATCTCCATTGCCGTGCCCACGCCGCTGTCCAAAACCCGCGACCCGGATATGGCGTTTGTGCTGTCGGCCGCCGACGCGATTGCCCGACAGGCGCATCCGGGCATGTGCGTGGTGCTCGAGAGCACCACCTATCCCGGCACCACGCGCGAACTGCTGCAGCCGCGGCTTGAGGCGATGGGGCTGGTGGTGGGGCAGGATGTGTTCGTGGCGTTCAGCCCCGAGCGGGTCGATCCGGGCAACGCCGTCTACCACACCAAGAACACGCCCAAGGTGGTCGGTGGCATTACGCCGGCCTGCGTCGAGGTGGCCAGTGCGCTCTACGCGAGTTGCATCGACACCATCGTGCCGGTGACGTCGCCGGAAGCCGCCGAGTTGGTGAAGCTGCTGGAGAACACGTTTCGCGCGGTGAACATCGGGCTGGTGAACGAGATCGCGATAGTCTGTGACAAACTGGGGTGGACGTCTGGGGAAGTGATCAACGCGGCGGCCACCAAGCCGTTCGGGTTCATGAAGTTCACGCCGGGGCCCGGCATCGGCGGGCACTGCATTCCGCTCGATCCGCACTACCTGGCGTGGAAGATGCGCACGCTCAACTACAAGACGCGCTTCATCGACCTGGCCAGCGAGATCAACTCGCACATGCCCGAGTGGGTGGTACAGAAGGTGGCCGACGCGTTGAACGATGTACGCAAGGCGGCGCGGGGCAGCCGCGTGCTGGTGCTGGGCGTGGCGTACAAACCCGATATTGACGACGTGCGAGAGAGTCCGGCCCTGGATGTGATCCGCCTGCTCGAATCCCGCGGCGCCCATGTGGAATTCCACGACCCGTTCGTGCACGAGTTCCGCGAGGAGGGCCACATGCGCAAGAGTGTCGAGCTGTCCGACGAGATGCTCCGCTGGGCTGACGCGGTGGTCATCGTCACCGATCACAAGGCGGTGGACTACCAGCGGGTGGTGGACCATGCCACGCTGGTCGTCGATACCCGGAACGTGACCGCCAGGACGCATGGCGGACGGGCCCGCGTAGTGGGGCTCGCCTCAACCGCCCGGGCGACGGGAGCCTCGGCATGA
- a CDS encoding DegT/DnrJ/EryC1/StrS family aminotransferase, whose translation MAVPLLDLKAQHATIKADVVAALLDVVEQQNFILGEPVGRLECQVAGLSHTKYAIGCANGTDAILLALRALDVGRDDEVITTPFTFFATGGTVHNVGARPVFVDIEPRTFNIAPDAVRSAVGSRTKAVIAVDLFGQMAPIEQITDAASGRPVIEDAAQSIGASRTIGGKTVMAGEAAAIGTFSFFPSKNLGGYGDGGMMVTQDDALFETLMKLRTHGSRKTYYHEMVGYNSRLDTLQAAVLLAKLPHLAGWSDARRRNAAFYDAAFADVAEVQTPYIDPANTSIYNQYTLRADRRNDLQAHLKSLGIGHSVYYPLALHLQPCFAYLGYREGQCPESERATREVISLPVFPELTTAQRDEVVAAVRTFYGR comes from the coding sequence ATGGCCGTTCCTCTACTCGATCTCAAGGCGCAGCACGCGACCATCAAGGCTGATGTCGTGGCGGCGCTCCTGGATGTCGTCGAACAACAGAACTTCATCCTCGGTGAGCCGGTGGGCAGACTGGAGTGTCAGGTGGCCGGCCTGTCACACACGAAGTACGCCATCGGCTGCGCCAACGGGACCGATGCGATCCTCCTGGCGTTGCGCGCGCTGGATGTCGGGCGCGACGATGAGGTGATCACGACGCCGTTTACATTCTTCGCCACCGGCGGAACCGTGCACAACGTCGGGGCGCGCCCGGTGTTCGTGGATATCGAACCCCGCACGTTCAATATCGCGCCCGACGCCGTACGCTCGGCCGTCGGGAGTCGCACCAAGGCCGTCATCGCGGTCGACCTGTTCGGGCAGATGGCACCGATTGAACAGATCACGGACGCGGCATCGGGCCGGCCCGTCATCGAAGATGCCGCGCAGTCCATCGGCGCCAGTCGCACCATCGGGGGCAAGACCGTGATGGCCGGCGAGGCCGCGGCGATCGGCACGTTCAGCTTCTTCCCGTCGAAGAATCTCGGTGGGTACGGCGACGGCGGCATGATGGTCACGCAGGACGACGCGTTGTTCGAGACGCTGATGAAACTGCGCACGCATGGCAGTCGGAAGACGTACTATCATGAGATGGTCGGATACAACAGCCGTCTGGATACGCTGCAGGCGGCGGTCCTCCTCGCCAAACTGCCGCATCTCGCCGGGTGGAGCGATGCCCGTCGCCGGAACGCCGCATTCTACGATGCCGCATTTGCCGATGTGGCCGAGGTGCAGACGCCGTACATCGATCCCGCGAATACGTCGATCTACAATCAGTACACGCTGCGCGCCGATCGTCGGAATGACCTGCAGGCACACCTCAAGTCGCTCGGCATCGGTCACTCCGTGTACTATCCCTTGGCGCTGCACCTGCAACCCTGCTTCGCGTACCTCGGTTACCGCGAAGGACAGTGCCCGGAGAGCGAACGGGCCACGCGCGAAGTGATTTCGTTACCGGTATTTCCTGAACTCACCACGGCGCAGCGCGATGAAGTCGTCGCCGCCGTGCGCACCTTCTACGGGCGCTGA
- a CDS encoding Gfo/Idh/MocA family oxidoreductase, with the protein MTDHFIAGDRPIRLALVGCGRISRNHFEAIAKLDDLELVAVCDIVEARAREAGESQGVPWFTSYEQMLAQVPSDAVVVATPSGLHPQHGMLAANAGRHVISEKPMAISLAAADALVQACDDNHVQLFVVKQNRLNPPIQLLKRAVDRGRFGRIYMANCTVRWTRPQEYYDQAPWRGTWEFDGGAFMNQASHYVDLIQWLVGPVESVMAKTATMARKIEAEDSGVAVLKFRSGAIGTIEVTMLTFPRNLEGSITILGEKGTVKIGGTAVNKVEHWLFADYDDDDKLIEQANTNPPSVYGFGHEAYYRNVVGVLRGAAIPDTDGRAGRKSLELILGIYESAKTGRDVPLPLRVSI; encoded by the coding sequence ATGACGGATCACTTCATCGCTGGAGATCGTCCCATTCGCCTTGCCCTCGTGGGGTGTGGCCGCATCAGCCGCAATCACTTTGAGGCGATTGCCAAGCTGGACGATCTGGAACTGGTGGCCGTCTGCGACATTGTGGAGGCACGCGCCCGCGAAGCGGGCGAGTCCCAGGGCGTGCCGTGGTTCACGAGCTACGAGCAGATGCTCGCGCAGGTGCCGAGCGACGCGGTAGTGGTGGCAACGCCGTCCGGCCTGCATCCGCAGCATGGGATGCTGGCCGCCAACGCCGGGCGTCATGTGATTTCCGAAAAGCCCATGGCGATTTCGCTGGCCGCAGCCGACGCGTTGGTGCAAGCGTGCGACGACAATCACGTGCAGTTGTTCGTGGTCAAGCAGAACCGGCTGAATCCGCCCATTCAGCTGCTGAAGCGCGCGGTCGATCGCGGACGCTTCGGACGGATCTACATGGCCAACTGCACGGTGCGCTGGACCCGCCCCCAGGAGTACTACGACCAGGCGCCGTGGCGCGGCACGTGGGAGTTCGATGGCGGCGCATTCATGAACCAGGCGTCCCACTATGTCGATCTGATCCAGTGGTTGGTGGGTCCGGTGGAAAGCGTCATGGCCAAGACCGCGACGATGGCACGGAAGATCGAGGCGGAAGACTCCGGGGTGGCGGTGCTGAAGTTCCGGTCCGGTGCGATTGGTACCATTGAAGTGACGATGCTGACCTTTCCCAGGAATCTGGAAGGCTCGATCACCATCCTGGGCGAGAAGGGCACGGTGAAGATTGGCGGGACGGCGGTGAACAAGGTGGAACACTGGCTGTTCGCTGACTACGACGATGACGACAAGCTCATCGAACAGGCGAACACGAACCCGCCATCCGTGTATGGCTTCGGACATGAAGCCTATTATCGGAACGTGGTGGGGGTCCTGCGCGGCGCCGCCATTCCCGATACGGATGGGCGGGCCGGCCGGAAATCGCTGGAGTTGATTCTGGGGATCTACGAGTCGGCCAAGACGGGCCGAGACGTTCCACTCCCGCTTCGTGTCAGTATCTGA
- a CDS encoding N-acetyltransferase: MIDAPGRGHVGRGVSLGAGALVHESAYVDDGAIIGAGTRIWHFTHVMGGAVIGAGCSLGQNVVVMNTVRIGDNAKIQNNVSLYEGVELEADVFCGPSMVFTNVYNPRSAVSRKAEYRRTLVRQGASIGANATIICGVEIGRFAFVGAGAVINRNVPDYALMTGVPARRIGWMSEAGYRLESLGLATDDAARELLRCPGTGALYERVGDVVTPHATRSA; this comes from the coding sequence ATGATTGATGCGCCAGGTCGTGGGCATGTCGGTCGCGGCGTTTCGCTGGGCGCCGGCGCGCTGGTGCACGAGTCGGCGTATGTGGATGATGGCGCGATCATTGGGGCGGGGACGCGCATCTGGCACTTCACCCATGTGATGGGCGGTGCGGTCATTGGCGCCGGGTGCTCACTGGGGCAGAATGTGGTCGTGATGAACACCGTGCGCATTGGCGACAACGCGAAAATCCAGAACAATGTGTCGTTGTACGAGGGCGTCGAGCTTGAGGCCGATGTGTTCTGCGGTCCGTCCATGGTGTTCACCAACGTCTACAATCCGCGCAGTGCGGTCTCGCGCAAGGCTGAGTATCGCCGCACGCTGGTGCGTCAGGGCGCCAGCATCGGTGCCAACGCCACCATCATCTGCGGCGTGGAGATTGGTCGGTTCGCGTTTGTCGGCGCGGGTGCCGTGATCAATCGCAATGTGCCCGACTACGCCCTCATGACGGGCGTGCCGGCGCGGCGCATCGGGTGGATGTCCGAGGCCGGGTATCGACTGGAGTCGTTGGGATTGGCGACTGACGATGCGGCGCGCGAGCTACTGCGCTGCCCGGGAACCGGAGCACTCTACGAGCGCGTCGGCGACGTGGTAACGCCACACGCAACGAGGTCTGCATGA